In bacterium, the sequence AATCTATTCTAAGTCTGAGAGATAAAATCTTAAAACAAAATAAGAGGATAGATATTTTAGTTAATAATGCAGTTCTTCGTCCAATGAAAAAAGGCTATCACGATGATGCCTCATTATTTGCCGAGAGTATGAAGGTAAATGCAACAGGTTTATTCATTATAACACGGGCAATCGGCGATGTCATGGGAGAACAGCAGAGAGGATCTATTATTAATATTGGCTCTATTCAGGGCATGATTGGTCCGGATGCGACTATATATAAAAATACAAACATGAGCGGATGGTATCCTGATTATTTTTTCCATAAAGGAGGAATGATTAACTTTACAAGATTTATTGCCAGTTATTACGGTAGTAAGGGTGTTAGATGCAATTGCATAGCTCCCGGCGGATTTTTAACTGACAAAATGCCGGAAGCTTTTGTTAAACAGTATAGTAACAGAACTTTTTTGGGTCGTTTGGCTAATGATACAGATCTAAAGGGAATTATTGCTTTTCTTGCATCTAATGCCTCGCAGTATATTACAGGAACGAATATTCCTGTGGATGGGGGATATACAGCAAAATAATGATATGGGAGATTAGTTTCTCCACTCTCTTTGATAATAGGCTATGCCGCTATTGTTAGAAGGATCAGATAGTTTGGGATTATTACTGACAGCAAATTTCATTTGAGCTATGGCTTGTTCCGGTTTTGCCTGTTTTAGATAAACCAGTCCCAGATTGTAATAAGCGTAGTAAAATTCCGGGTCGTATTTTATAGCAAGTTTCAATTGTTTTTCGGCTTGTTCCAGCTTATCCTCCTGCAAATATACAGCGCCTAAATTATTATAAGAAGCAACATGTTTAGGATCATGCTCAATAGCGAGTTTATATTGCTCTTCAGCTTTCTCTAATTTACCCTGTTTCCAATAAATAACTCCAAGATTGTTGTAACTGTCAGAATATTGAGGACTATGCTTTACGGCAAGCTTCAGGTTTTTTATGGCATCTGGAGTATTATTTATATCAAAATAGAGCCCGGCGAGATTAAAATATGCCCAGCTATATTTGGGGTCATAAGAGATGGCAAACTTGTAATGCCCTGCCATTTGTTCAATTTGCCCAAGTTTTTTATAAATCTCTATTAAACAATTATAAGCCTTGGTATATTTAGGATTATACTTAAGAGCAAGCGCGTATTGAGATATCGCCTTATCCGGTTTATTCTGTTTATCATATATTCTTCCTAGATTATAGTAGGCCTCAGCATATACAGGATTATATTTTAAGGCGAGTTTATAGCATTTGATAGCTTTTTTAATTTTTTTACTATCAACGTGTTTTTCTGCAAGGACGAAGTGCTTCTCAGCCTTTTTCCTATTTGTATCCGAGAGCTGAAAAAGCTCTGTGTCTGATTGAGAATAAGAATACGCGGAAGAGGAAAACAGAAAAAATATTGCAAATATGGTGATTGCTTTCATCTATGTTTTTAACCTTCCCAATTCAGGTAATTTACCTACTAAAGGTCTTGCATATGCAAGAAACTTTTCTGTTACATTATTGCCCTGCTCGTTCATATAATCTCTGGGCATGCCTCGTGTATTTTTAGCAACAGAATGAAGGGGCGTTATGAAAAGTCCGCTTGCTTTTATTGCAACGCTTCCATCTTTGAGATCGCTTTCCACAGCGCTCTTTACTGCGAATTCTCCAACACGTCTTGCTTCTTCTGCGTCCGATTCAGAAACGATACAGGGAAAACATCTTTGTAAATAACCAAATGTATCGGCTCTAGCTCTAAGCTTGCCGGGAATGTTTTGTTTAATAAGCTCTATCAGCATATCTCCAAGTCCTCCGGAACCGCTCAATTGTACATTTCCGTGAGCGTCCTTAACTCCGGATTGAAAAATCGAGTTGCCTTTGTCATCACTTATTCCTTCAGAAACCGCTATCTGGCATCGTCCCAACCTGTTGTAAACATCTTTAACATCCTTGATAAACTTCTCCTTTGAAAATGGAATTTCAGGCACATAGATCAGATGCGGGCCATCATTCTCATGTTGTCTGCCAAGAGCAGAAGCGGCAGTTAAAAACCCTGCATGTCTCCCCATAATAATGTTAACTTTAATTCCAGGGATAGCACCGTTATCAAGATTATCACCCATTATTGCCATTGCAACAAATTTTGCCGCAGAACCATAGCCCGGACAGTGGTCAGTAACAAGCAAGTCATTATCAATAGTCTTTGGTATATGGTAAGACGTTAAATCATAGCCTGATTTGTTTGCAAGTTGATTTATAATATCTGCTGTTTCTGCTGAATCATTACCTCCAATATAAAAGAAATATCTGATATTATTCTTCTTGAATATCTTAAATATTTTTTCACATTCCTCTTCAGTAGGTTTTTTCCTTACGGATCCCAGTGCAGCAGATGGTGTGTTAGCTACTTTTTCAAGAACTGAGGAGTTCTGTGCTCCTAAATCAATAAAATTCTCATCAAGTATTCCTTTTATGCCATGCAATGCACCATAAAATTTTTGAATTTCCGGATGTTTGCCTGCTTCTATTATTGCGCCAACTAAGCTCTGATTAATAACACACGTTGGTCCACCTGATTGCCCTATAACAGCATTTCCACATGCTTTAGTACTCATTTAAAATCCTACTATCTTTCTATTATTTCCAATGCTTTCTTATACACATTATCAGCAGTAAAACCAAACTTTTCTGCTAATATTTCATACGGTGCAGAAGCTCCAAATTCATCAATTCCCAGCACTTTTCCGTCTAATCCTGCATATTTATACCATCCTGCAGTTGAGCCGGCTTCAACTACCAATCTCTTCCTGCATAATGATGGAATAACTTTTTCAATATATGATCCAGACTGTGCTTCAAATATTTCGACACTTGGTATGTTCACAAGTCTCACATTACGTCCTTCCTTATTCAGACGCTCTGTTGCTTCCATACAAATGCTGACTTCGGAGCCAGAGGCAATAATAACAAGTTCTGGTACTCTGGACTTGCTATCTATTAGCACATACGCCCCTTTAGAAAGGTTTTTTGCTGATGGATATTTATTCCTGTCAATTACAGGAACTTTTTGCCTTGTTAGGAGAATAGCAGTTGGCCCAGTTTTGTTTTTAAGAGCCTCTATCCACGCAGCAGGTGTTTCAGAGGCGTCAGATGGCCTTATTACTGTTAAGTTGGGTATCAAACGAAGTGAAGCTGCTTGCTCAACAGGTTCATGAGTTGGACCGTCTTCTCCAACAAAAATACTGTCATGTGTAAAAACATAGATTACCTGTTGCTTCATAATAGCTGCAAGCCGTATAGAAGGTCTCATATAGTCTGAGAACACAAAGAAAGTAGAACCATAAGGAATAATGCCCCCAAAAAGAGCCATGCCATTCAATACTCCACCCATGCAGTGTTCCCTTATACCAAAATGCATGTTGCGTCCACTGAATTTCCCTCTGTTTATAGATTCGTATTTTTTAAGGATTGTCTTTGTAGACGGAGAAAGATCTGCTGAACCGCCGATAAGAAAAGGAACTTTTTCTGCAACGGCCTGCATTACTTCACCAGCAGCATTTCGTGTGGCAACAGGTTCGTTTCCAAAGCTGGGTAAAGTGTCTGCTATATTTTCTGGGATTTCTTTATTCAGCCAGTTATTCAGTGCCTCTGCTTTTTGTGGGCATTTTGTTTTGTATTCTTCCAGCTTGTTTTTCCAGTCTTTATGGATTAAAAGATTTTTTTTATTACATTTTTCAAAGACTTCCTTTGTTTCCTCTGGTATATAAAATGCAGGTTCAAGAGGCCAGCCAATGTTTTGCTTTGTCAGTTTTACTTCTTCTTCTCCTAAAGGCTCGCCGTGTGCAGATGCTGAGTCCTGCTTATTAGGAGATCCTTTTGCTATATTGGTTCTGCCTATAATTAAGGTTGGCTTGTTTTTTTCTTTTTGCCCTGATTCAATGGCTTTTACAATTTCCCGAAGATTATACGGATTAATCTTTATTACTTGCCATTCATATGCTTCAAAGCGTTTACCTACATCTTCACTAAAGGTAAGAGAAGTATCTCCTTCAATAGTAATGTGATTGTCATCATAGAAGTATATAATATTTCCGAGTCCAAGATGTCCTGCAAAAGACGCTGCTTCTGCGCTAATACCTTCCATTAGATCCCCATCGGTTACTATGCCGTAAACATAGGAATCAAAGAGTTTAATATGGTCTGTATTAAACCTGTTTTCAAAGATTTTTGCCGATATTGCCATACCAACTCCATTCGCAAATCCCTGCCCAAGAGGACCGGTTGTTGTCTCAACTCCTGGTGTCATCCCATATTCAGGATGTCCCGGAGTCTTACTATCCCACTGCCTG encodes:
- a CDS encoding SDR family oxidoreductase: MNIKELFDLTGKVAVVTGGAGLYGRQIVAALAEAKAKVYMASRNLEALEEVVSGHRADGYDVAALKLDLSDEKSILSLRDKILKQNKRIDILVNNAVLRPMKKGYHDDASLFAESMKVNATGLFIITRAIGDVMGEQQRGSIINIGSIQGMIGPDATIYKNTNMSGWYPDYFFHKGGMINFTRFIASYYGSKGVRCNCIAPGGFLTDKMPEAFVKQYSNRTFLGRLANDTDLKGIIAFLASNASQYITGTNIPVDGGYTAK
- a CDS encoding tetratricopeptide repeat protein → MKAITIFAIFFLFSSSAYSYSQSDTELFQLSDTNRKKAEKHFVLAEKHVDSKKIKKAIKCYKLALKYNPVYAEAYYNLGRIYDKQNKPDKAISQYALALKYNPKYTKAYNCLIEIYKKLGQIEQMAGHYKFAISYDPKYSWAYFNLAGLYFDINNTPDAIKNLKLAVKHSPQYSDSYNNLGVIYWKQGKLEKAEEQYKLAIEHDPKHVASYNNLGAVYLQEDKLEQAEKQLKLAIKYDPEFYYAYYNLGLVYLKQAKPEQAIAQMKFAVSNNPKLSDPSNNSGIAYYQREWRN
- a CDS encoding 6-phosphofructokinase, coding for MSTKACGNAVIGQSGGPTCVINQSLVGAIIEAGKHPEIQKFYGALHGIKGILDENFIDLGAQNSSVLEKVANTPSAALGSVRKKPTEEECEKIFKIFKKNNIRYFFYIGGNDSAETADIINQLANKSGYDLTSYHIPKTIDNDLLVTDHCPGYGSAAKFVAMAIMGDNLDNGAIPGIKVNIIMGRHAGFLTAASALGRQHENDGPHLIYVPEIPFSKEKFIKDVKDVYNRLGRCQIAVSEGISDDKGNSIFQSGVKDAHGNVQLSGSGGLGDMLIELIKQNIPGKLRARADTFGYLQRCFPCIVSESDAEEARRVGEFAVKSAVESDLKDGSVAIKASGLFITPLHSVAKNTRGMPRDYMNEQGNNVTEKFLAYARPLVGKLPELGRLKT
- the tkt gene encoding transketolase — its product is MQFDNKDTLAINTIKMLSVDAVQKANSGHPGLPMGVADYAYVVWTRFLRYNPKDITWINRDRFVLSGGHGSMLLYSLLHLGGFNLSLEELKNFRQWDSKTPGHPEYGMTPGVETTTGPLGQGFANGVGMAISAKIFENRFNTDHIKLFDSYVYGIVTDGDLMEGISAEAASFAGHLGLGNIIYFYDDNHITIEGDTSLTFSEDVGKRFEAYEWQVIKINPYNLREIVKAIESGQKEKNKPTLIIGRTNIAKGSPNKQDSASAHGEPLGEEEVKLTKQNIGWPLEPAFYIPEETKEVFEKCNKKNLLIHKDWKNKLEEYKTKCPQKAEALNNWLNKEIPENIADTLPSFGNEPVATRNAAGEVMQAVAEKVPFLIGGSADLSPSTKTILKKYESINRGKFSGRNMHFGIREHCMGGVLNGMALFGGIIPYGSTFFVFSDYMRPSIRLAAIMKQQVIYVFTHDSIFVGEDGPTHEPVEQAASLRLIPNLTVIRPSDASETPAAWIEALKNKTGPTAILLTRQKVPVIDRNKYPSAKNLSKGAYVLIDSKSRVPELVIIASGSEVSICMEATERLNKEGRNVRLVNIPSVEIFEAQSGSYIEKVIPSLCRKRLVVEAGSTAGWYKYAGLDGKVLGIDEFGASAPYEILAEKFGFTADNVYKKALEIIER